The following is a genomic window from Nitrospirota bacterium.
ATGATCCGAGGGTAGGGCATGGCAAAGAATTGGTACGTCATTCATACCTACGCGGGATTTGAGGGGCGGGTGAAAACCAGCTTGCTCGAACGGGCCAATCAAATGGGGTTGGTTGAGAAGCTGGGGCAGGTACTCGTGCCGACGGAAGATGTGATTGAGATCAAGGATGGCAAGCGTCGAACGTCCCGGCGAAAATTTTTCCCCGGGTACGTCATTGTCGAGCTGGAGTCCCCGCTGATCGATGAAACCTTGCAGATGATCAAGGAAACGCCGAAGGTCACTGGGTTCGTCGGCGGCGGTGCGCAGCCCACGCCCCTGTCGTCTGAAGAAGTGGATTCGTTGCTGAAGCAGGTTGATGCGGGCGCGTCAGGTCCCCGCGAGCAGGTCAAGTTTATCAAGACGGATAATGTGCGAATCATCGATGGTCCATTCCTCGGGTTTAACGGCGTGGTGGACGAGGTGGATCATGATCATAGCCGTATTAAAGTCTTGGTCAGTATTTTTGGGCGCTCCACTCCGGTGGAGCTCGGGTTCTTGCAAGTGGAGCGGATTTAATTTCCGAAATGGTCGAACGCGCGTAGGAGCTTAGGACATGGCCAAAGAAGTATCGGCACAGATCAAATTGCAGATTCCGGCTGGGAAGGCGAACCCTGCTCCCCCGGTCGGACCGTCGCTGGGACAGCACGGCGTCAACATCATGGAGTTTTGCAAGCAGTTCAACGCAAAGACTCAAAAAGAGGGCGACAGTATCATTCCGGTGGTGATCACGGTTTATAAGGACCGGTCGTTTACCTTTGTGATGAAGACCCCGCCGGCGTCTGACCTTTTGAAGAAGGCGGCTGGAATCATTAAGGGATCTGGCGTTCCGCAGAAGGATAAGGTCGGCAAGATCACGAAGGTACAGCTGCGTGAGATTGCGCAAAAGAAAATGACGGATCTCAATGCCGCCGATCTCGAGGGCGCAATCAAGATCATTGAGGGAACGGCACGTAGTATGGGAGTGGTGGTTCAGGGGTAGTGTGCACTCACGTGCAGGACTGCTCTCTCAGTGTTTGCGCAGTAGGGGTTGGGCGTGAAATTGTGTGTGATGGTGTAAGGGGGAAATCGCAATGGGAAAGAAGATGAGGGCGGCGGTAGAAAAGCTTGAGCCTCGGGCCTATGCCTTGCGGGAGGCAGTTGAGGCTGTGAAGCGGTCGTCTTTTGCCAAGTTCGATGAGTCCGTCGATCTGGCGCTCCGTCTCGGTGTCGATCCGAAGCGGGCCGACCAGATGGTCCGTGGGACGACCTCGCTGCCGCATGGCACGGGGAAAAAAGTTCGCGTGTTGGTATTCGCCAAAGGAGAGAAGGAGCAGGAGGCGCGGCAGGCTGGCGCTGATTTCGTCGGCTCCGATGAACTGATGGAGAAGGTGAAGGGTGGATGGCTGGAGTTTGATTGCGCCATCTCCACTCCGGATCTGATGGCGGCGGTCGGAAAGCTCGGAAAGGTGTTGGGTCCTCGCGGGCTCATGCCGAATCCGAAAACCGGAACCGTTACGTTCGATGTCGGGAAAGCGGTATCTGAAATCCGAAAAGGCCGTGTCGAGTACAAAGTCGAAAAAGCTGGGATTGTTCAGGTGCCTGTCGGGAAGGTCTCGTTTAAGCCTGAGCAGTTGCATGAAAATGCCTCGGCGGTTCTTGAGGCGGTGATTAAGGCGAAGCCTGCCTCGTGTAAGGGGCGCTATCTGATGAGCGCGACCCTTTCGAGCACGATGGGGCCTGGCGTGCAGCTTGATGCGATGGCATTGGCCAAAGAATGGAGTTAGTCCGGGTGTCGCAGCGCGGAAGGGGAGGGGTTAGATTATGAAGAAGGACGAGAAAGCGACAGCGGTTGCGGAGTTGACGGAGCGATTTGGCCGTGCGCGGCTCGCAATTATCACCGAGAGCGCTAAGCTCTCCGCAAACCAGGTTACGCAGCTTCGCAAGCAATTGCGCGGTGCGAATGCCGAATATAGAGTAGTCAAGAATACGTTGGCGGTCCGTGCTTCCGAAGGCACCATCTTTTCGGGGGTGACGGATTACTTGAAGGGGCCGACGGGGTTGGTGATCGGTTACGACGATCCCGTGCTTCCCACGAAGATCCTTCGGGATTTTATCTTGGCGGAAAAGCGGGAAGAGAAGATCAGGATCACTATCGGTGTGTTGGAGGGGAAGGTGGTGCAGCCGGCCGAGTTAGCGGCTGTCGCCAAGTTGCCGAAGAAGGAAGTCCTCATTGCGATGTTGTTGTCGGCCATGCAGGGGCCGGCGCGTGGTCTGGTGTATACGCTGAGTGCGGTCTTGTCGAAATTCGTGAGAGTCATTGCAGCCATTCAGGATAAACGAAAAGGAGAAGGGGATATGTCAGCAACAACGGCGAAATTGTCACAGGAAGAGTTGATCAAGGCCATCGAGACGATGAGTGTGCTCGACTTGGCGGATCTCGTGAAGGGTTTAGAGACCCGCTTTGGCGTCACTGCCGCGGCTCCAGTCGCAGCGGCCGCTCCAGCCGGTGGCGGCGGTGCAGCCGCAGCGGCCGAAGAGAAGACGTCGTTCGATGTCGTCCTCGTCTCTGCTCCGGCCGACAAGAAGATTCAGGTCATCAAGGTCGTTCGCGAAATTACCAGCCTTGGATTGAAGGAAGCGAAGGATCTGGTCGAAGGCGCACCGAAGCCTGTGAAGACCGGTGTCACGAAGGAAGAGTGCGACACCATCAAGAAGAAGCTCGAAGAGAGCGGCGCCAAGGTCGAGGTCAAGTAGTCTCGCTTTGATCAGTCTCTAGTGTCTCTGGGTGCCTGCCTTGTGCGGGCACCCAGTCCTAACCATTGTAGTGGAGGACCGTGGAATGTCCGAAACGACTCTGCAAGAGTTCGTCGAGCGGAAAGACTACTCTCGCATTCATAGCAGCATTGAAATTCCGGATCTGATTGAGATCCAGAAGCGCTCCTATGAGGAATTCCTTCAGCGGGAGGTCGAGCCAGAACGCCGCAAGGATCATGGGCTCCAGGCGGCCCTGGCGAGTGTTTTTCCGATTCCGGATTATAACAATACGGCCGTATTGGAGTTTACGAGTTATACGCTCGGCGCTCCGAAGTACGATGAGCGGGAATGCCTTGAGCAGGGAATGACCTATGCCGTTCCGCTGAAACTTCGAGTGCGCCTGGTCGTATTCGATAAGGAAGACAAGGGCACCAAGAAGAAAGTGCTCGATGTCCGCGAGCAGGAAGTCTACGTCGGCGAATTGCCGCTGATGACCGAGCGCGGAACCTTTATCGTTAACGGCACGGAGCGTGTCGTGGTGAGCCAGCTGCATCGCTCGCCTGGCGCCTCCTTCACGCACGATAAGGGCCGGACCCACTCAAGCGGCAAAGTGTTGTATTCCGCTAGGATCATTCCCTACCGCGGTTCGTGGCTCGATTTCGAGTTCGACGCCCGCGACATCCTCTATGTGCGTATTGACCGTCGACGGAAAATGCCGACCACCATTCTGTTGAAGGCCTTCGGCTTTTCGAGCGACGATCTGCTCAAGATGTATTACCCGGTCGAAGAGATCCGGGTCGTCAAGGGCAAGATGCTTCGTAAGCTCGATCCTGAAATCCATCATGGTTTGCGTTGTTCAGCGGAAGTGCTTGAGAAGGGCAGCAAGGAGCCGTTGGTCAAGGAAGGCGCCAAGCTCACGAAGGGACTCATTGCGAAGCTCAAGGCAGCCGGAGTGAAAGAGATTCCGCTTGCGCCGAGCGAGTTAATTGGCCGTGCGGTCCTGACCGAGCTGGTCGACTCCAAGAAGAACGTGATCGCTGAGCGAAATCAGCGGCTGACGGCAGAAATTGTTGAAGCGTTGCTCGACAGCGACATCGAAGAGTTCAAGGCGATCTATTTCGATACCGTCACGTCGACGCCGGTGATCCTGGACACGTTGGAGATGGATAAGACCACCTCGAAAGAGGAAGCGATGGTCGAGATCTACCGGCGGTTGCGGCCGGGAGAAACGCCTTCAGTCGACACGGCGCGAGCGCTCTTTGATAATCTGTTTTCGAACTCCAAACGGTACGACCTCTCGCCGGTTGGGCGTCTCAAGTTGAATAAAAAGCTGGGTCTCGATCTGCCGTTGGAGCAACGGACGTTGACCGCGCAGGACATGGTCGAGGTTATCCGGTATCTTGTGAATTTAAAGCTGGGCAAGGGCGAAATCGACGACATCGACCACTTGGGCAATCGTCGCGTTCGTTCGGTCGGAGAGTTGCTGGAGAACCAGTTCCGGCTCGGGCTGGTCCGTATGGAGCGCAGTATCAAGGAGCGGATGAACCTCCTCGATATGGAAACGGTGCTGCCGCATGATTTGATCAATGCGAAGCCTGTTGTCGCCGCGGTCAAAGAGTTCTTCAGCAGCAGTCAGTTGTCCCAGTTCATGGACCAAACGAATCCGCTCGCGGAAATTACACACAAGCGGCGGCTGTCCGCGCTCGGTCCCGGCGGTTTGACCAGGGAACGGGCGGGCTTCGAAGTTCGCGACGTCCATCCTTCGCACTATAGCCGTATTTGTCCGATCGAAACGCCGGAAGGTCCGAACATCGGATTGATCACGTCGCTGGCGACCTATGCCCGCATCAATAAATTCGGATTTATTGAGGCGCCCTATCGCAAAGTGGTGAAGGGGAGAGTGACGGACGAGATCGAGTTTCTTTCCGCGATCGAAGGGGACAAGTACATCATCGCTCAGGCGAACTCGCCGATCGATGCATCCGGCCGCTTGCTGTCCGAAACCATTTCTGCGCGCTCTGCCGGAGACTTTGTGACTGCCACATCCGACAAAATCGAATATATGGATGTGTCGCCGAAGCAGGTGGTGAGCGTGGCGACGGCATTGGTGCCCTTCTTGGAGCATGACGACGCCAACCGTGCCTTGATGGGATCGAACATGCAGCGTCAAGCTGTGCCGTTGCTGGTGTCCGAATCCCCGTTAGTCGGGACGGGTATGGAAGCGGTCGTTGCGCGTGATTCTGGTTATGTGGTGCAGGCCAAGCGGGCCGGTGTGGTGGAAAGTGTAGATGCCACGAGGGTCGTGGTACGTGCCGACTCCAAAGAAAATCGGAAGCGGAACGATGCCGGCTTAGACGTGTACGACTTGATCAAGTTTCAGCGATCGAATCAGAATACGACGATCACGCAGACGCCTGTGGTTCGGCTCGGGCAGCCGGTGAAGGTTGGGCAGGTCTTGGCGGACGGTCCTGCCATTGATCACGGCGAATTGGCCCTAGGCAAAAACATTCTTGTCGCCTTCATGCCGTGGGGCGGATATAACTTCGAAGATGCCATTCTGCTGAGCGAAAAGCTCGTGCGGGAAGATGCGTTTACCTCGATTCACATTGAGGAGTTCGAGGTTGAGGCCCGCGACACCAAGCTCGGGAAGGAAGACATCACCCGCGATATTCCGAATGTCGGAGAAGAAGCGCTTCGCGATCTCGACGAAAGCGGCATCATTCGTATCGGGGCTGAAGTGAAGCCTGGCAATATTCTGGTCGGGAAGGTGACGCCAAAGGGCGAAACCCAGCTCACGCCGGAAGAGAAGCTGTTGCGGGCTATCTTCGGTGAAAAAGCCGGAGATGTGAAGGATACGTCGCTCACGGTGCCGCCGGGCGTCGAGGGTATCGTGGTCGATGTGAAAATCTTCTCGCGCAAGGGCCTCGATAAGGACGAACGATCCAAGAGTATCGAAAGCGAAGATGCGATGAAGCTTCAGCGTGACCATCACGAAGAGCTCCGTATCATCGATGAAGAAAAAACGAAGAAGATCCGAAAGCTCCTGCTTGGGAAAGTGGTCGGTCGTGACTTGATGGATCCTGAGAGCGGCGATGTCATTCTGAAGAAGAAGGGCAAGCTGACTGCAGAGATTCTCAAGCGGCTGCCGGACGAGACGGTCCGGTACATCATTCTGAGCGATCCGGATGAGCAAAAAGAGCTGGAAGATGTCGAACGACGGGCGAAGGAACAGATCGAGATTCTACAGACGCTGTATGACGAGAAGGTCGGACGCCTGAAGCGGGGTGATGAGTTGCCGCCTGGCGTGATCAAGCTCGTCAAGGTTTACGTCTCGATGAAGCGCAAGATTCAGGTCGGCGACAAGATGGCCGGACGGCACGGCAATAAAGGCGTAGTCTCTCGGGTCTTGCCCGAAGAGGATATGCCCTGTTTGCCGGACGGGACGCCGGTTGAAATTGTGCTCAATCCGCTCGGTGTGCCGTCACGTATGAACGTCGGTCAGATCCTCGAGACTCACCTGGGCTGGGCTGCCAAGGCGCTGGGAATCAAGGTGGCGAGTCCGGTGTTCGACGGAGCGTCAGAAGCAGAAATTAAGGATTTGCTCAAAAAAGCAGGTCTTCCGCCCAGCGGGCAAACGATGCTGATGGACGGTCGAACCGGTGAAATGTTCGGCAGTCCCGTGACGGTCGGCTACATGTATGTCTTGAAGTTGCACCACTTGGTGGACGACAAGATTCACGCCCGGTCGATCGGTCCTTATTCGCTCGTCACCCAGCAGCCGCTCGGTGGTAAGGCGCAATTCGGCGGCCAGCGGTTGGGAGAAATGGAAGTCTGGGCGTTGCAGGCTTACGGTGCCGCGTCCACGCTGCAAGAGTTCTTGACGGTGAAGTCTGACGACGTGCCGGGCCGATCGCGGATGTATGAAGCGATCGTGAAGGGTGAGCCATTCCTGGAGCCTGGATTGCCCGAGTCGTTTAACGTCTTAGTCAAAGAGTTGCAGAGTTTAGGGCTCGACGTCGAACTGGTTAAGTCGCAAGACTAACCCATTTGTGTGCCGGCCTGTGCGGCCGGCATCAGAGGAGGTCACTACTTTGGAAGGCGTCTATACATTATTTGAGAAGCCGCGCGATGCGGTTTCATTCGATTCGATGCGGATCAAGATCGCGTCGCCCGAAAAAATTCGGTCGTGGTCGTACGGCGAGGTGAAGAAGCCGGAGACCATCAATTACCGGTCGTTTAAGCCGGAAAAAGATGGACTGTTTTGTGCGAAGATTTTCGGTCCGATCAAGGATTGGGAATGCAACTGCGGTAAGTATAAGCGGATGAAGCACCGCGGAATCGTCTGCGACAAGTGCGGCGTCGAGGTCATTCAGTCTAAAGTCCGCCGAGAGCGCATGGGCCATATCGAGCTCGCGGCGCCGGTGGCGCACATTTGGTTTCTCAAGGGAGTGCCGAGCCGGATCGGAACCTTGCTCGATATGAGCTTGAAGGGACTGGAACGGATCCTCTATTTCGAGAGCTATGTCTGCGTCGATCCAGGATCGACTGACTTGACGGAAAAGGAGCTGGTCTCGGAGGAAAAGCTTCGCTCTCTCCAATCTGAATACAGCCCCGGCTCCTACAAGGTCGGTATCGGTGCCGATGCCATCCGTGAGTTGCTCCGTAAGATTGATATCACGGCCAAGTGGGATGAGATCAAGGCCAAGGCGAAGACATCTGCTTCCGCGGCGTTGAAGAAGAAATATGCGAAGCAGTTGAAGGTCATCGAGGCGTTCCGCAAGTCCGGGAACATGCCCGAATGGATGATCATGGATGTCATCCCGGTGTTGCCTCCTGAGTTGCGTCCACTTGTGCCGCTAGACGGCGGACGATTTGCGACCTCGGACCTGAACGATCTGTATCGCCGCGTCATCAACCGGAACAATCGTTTGAAGCGTTTGATCGAACTGAAGGCGCCGGGCGTGATTATTCGAAACGAAATGCGGATGTTGCAGGAAGCGGTCGATGCTCTCTTCGATAACGGCCGGCGCGGTCGTGCGATTCGTGGGCCGAATAAGCGGCCGCTCAAGTCATTGAGCGACATGCTGAAGGGCAAGCAGGGGCGTTTCCGTCAGAACCTGCTCGGTAAACGGGTCGATTATTCTGGCCGAACTGTCATTGTCGTGGGACCGGAACTTCGCCTGCACCAATGCGGTTTGCCGAAGAAGATGGCGCTCGAACTCTTCAAGCCCTTTATCTTCCATAAGTTGGAGGAGCGAGGTGCGGCAACGACGATCAAGAGTGCCAAGCGTTTGGTTGAAAAAGAACGGCCGGAAGTATGGGACGTACTGGATGAGGTTATCCGCGAGCATCCCGTGCTGCTGAACCGTGCACCCACATTGCACCGTCTCGGTATTCAGGCGTTCGACCCCGTTTTGGTCGAAGGCAAGGCCATTCGGCTGCATCCGCTGGTCTGTGCCGCGTTCAACGCCGACTTCGACGGAGACCAGATGGCGGTCCACGTTCCGCTGTCGGTTGAAGCGCAGGTCGAGGCACGCGTGCTGATGATGTCGATCAATAACATCCTCTCGCCTGCGAACGGCAAACCGATCGCGGTGCCGTCGCAAGACATGGTGCTCGGTTGTTATTGGCTGACGAAAGAGCGTGGCGGCTGTAAGGGCGAGGGTAAATTATTCGGCTCGCCGGAAGAAGTGCGCATTGCATTCGACGCAGAAGCTTTGGAAGTGCATGCACGAATTAAGGTACGGGTCGAGGGCGCGCTCGTTCAGACCACGGTCGGGCGAGTCATTCTGTCGGAAGTGCTTCCTGCTGACATGCCGTTCGCCAACGCGAACAAGCTCATGACCAAGAAGGAAATGACGAAGCTGATCGATACGGTGTATCGCCAGTGCGGACATCGTGAGACCGTCACGTTCCTCGACAAGGTCAAGGACCTGGGATTCCATTATGCCACGCGGGCAGGTATCTCGATCTGCATCGACAATATGCATATCCCGACCAAGAAACAGGAGTTGCTTGGGAAGGCGCAGCATGAAGTGACTGAGATCGAGCGGCAATATGCCGAGGGATTGATCACTAACGGTGAACGTTACAATAAGGTGATCGATATCTGGGCCCACGTGACCGAACAAATCGCGAATGAAATGATGAAGGAGCTAGGCGCGGGTGGTGACCCGAATAAGGCCGAGTCCTTTAATCCGATCTTCATGATGGCAGACTCGGGCGCTCGTGGTAGTTCGCAGCAGATCCGTCAGCTGGGTGGTATGCGCGGATTGATGGCCAAGCCGTCCGGTGAAATCATCGAGACGCCGATTACCGCCAACTTCCGCGAAGGCTTGACGGTGTTGCAGTACTTCATTTCGACGCACGGTGCCCGTAAGGGATTGGCCGACACGGCGTTGAAGACAGCCAACTCCGGTTATCTCACGCGTCGGTTGGTCGATATCGCGCAAGATGTGATTATCAACGAGATCGATTGCGGCACCACCGATGGCATCATTGTGAGTGCCTTGGTCGAAGGTGGCGAAATTATCCAGCCGATCGAAGAACGCGTATTGGGTCGTTTGGCGGCGGAAGATATCCGTGATCCTGTCACGGGTGAGATCATCGTCTCCTTCAACGAAGAGATCGATGAAGACCGCACCAAGGCGATCGTGGAAGCCGCGGTCGACCGCGTGAAGATTCGTTCGGTGCTGACCTGTCAATCGCGACGCGGAGTGTGTCGCTCCTGTTATGGGCGCGACTTGGCCCGCGGGCGGTTGGTCGAAAAGGGCGAACCGGTCGG
Proteins encoded in this region:
- the nusG gene encoding transcription termination/antitermination protein NusG, giving the protein MAKNWYVIHTYAGFEGRVKTSLLERANQMGLVEKLGQVLVPTEDVIEIKDGKRRTSRRKFFPGYVIVELESPLIDETLQMIKETPKVTGFVGGGAQPTPLSSEEVDSLLKQVDAGASGPREQVKFIKTDNVRIIDGPFLGFNGVVDEVDHDHSRIKVLVSIFGRSTPVELGFLQVERI
- the rpoB gene encoding DNA-directed RNA polymerase subunit beta is translated as MSETTLQEFVERKDYSRIHSSIEIPDLIEIQKRSYEEFLQREVEPERRKDHGLQAALASVFPIPDYNNTAVLEFTSYTLGAPKYDERECLEQGMTYAVPLKLRVRLVVFDKEDKGTKKKVLDVREQEVYVGELPLMTERGTFIVNGTERVVVSQLHRSPGASFTHDKGRTHSSGKVLYSARIIPYRGSWLDFEFDARDILYVRIDRRRKMPTTILLKAFGFSSDDLLKMYYPVEEIRVVKGKMLRKLDPEIHHGLRCSAEVLEKGSKEPLVKEGAKLTKGLIAKLKAAGVKEIPLAPSELIGRAVLTELVDSKKNVIAERNQRLTAEIVEALLDSDIEEFKAIYFDTVTSTPVILDTLEMDKTTSKEEAMVEIYRRLRPGETPSVDTARALFDNLFSNSKRYDLSPVGRLKLNKKLGLDLPLEQRTLTAQDMVEVIRYLVNLKLGKGEIDDIDHLGNRRVRSVGELLENQFRLGLVRMERSIKERMNLLDMETVLPHDLINAKPVVAAVKEFFSSSQLSQFMDQTNPLAEITHKRRLSALGPGGLTRERAGFEVRDVHPSHYSRICPIETPEGPNIGLITSLATYARINKFGFIEAPYRKVVKGRVTDEIEFLSAIEGDKYIIAQANSPIDASGRLLSETISARSAGDFVTATSDKIEYMDVSPKQVVSVATALVPFLEHDDANRALMGSNMQRQAVPLLVSESPLVGTGMEAVVARDSGYVVQAKRAGVVESVDATRVVVRADSKENRKRNDAGLDVYDLIKFQRSNQNTTITQTPVVRLGQPVKVGQVLADGPAIDHGELALGKNILVAFMPWGGYNFEDAILLSEKLVREDAFTSIHIEEFEVEARDTKLGKEDITRDIPNVGEEALRDLDESGIIRIGAEVKPGNILVGKVTPKGETQLTPEEKLLRAIFGEKAGDVKDTSLTVPPGVEGIVVDVKIFSRKGLDKDERSKSIESEDAMKLQRDHHEELRIIDEEKTKKIRKLLLGKVVGRDLMDPESGDVILKKKGKLTAEILKRLPDETVRYIILSDPDEQKELEDVERRAKEQIEILQTLYDEKVGRLKRGDELPPGVIKLVKVYVSMKRKIQVGDKMAGRHGNKGVVSRVLPEEDMPCLPDGTPVEIVLNPLGVPSRMNVGQILETHLGWAAKALGIKVASPVFDGASEAEIKDLLKKAGLPPSGQTMLMDGRTGEMFGSPVTVGYMYVLKLHHLVDDKIHARSIGPYSLVTQQPLGGKAQFGGQRLGEMEVWALQAYGAASTLQEFLTVKSDDVPGRSRMYEAIVKGEPFLEPGLPESFNVLVKELQSLGLDVELVKSQD
- the rpoC gene encoding DNA-directed RNA polymerase subunit beta', with the protein product MEGVYTLFEKPRDAVSFDSMRIKIASPEKIRSWSYGEVKKPETINYRSFKPEKDGLFCAKIFGPIKDWECNCGKYKRMKHRGIVCDKCGVEVIQSKVRRERMGHIELAAPVAHIWFLKGVPSRIGTLLDMSLKGLERILYFESYVCVDPGSTDLTEKELVSEEKLRSLQSEYSPGSYKVGIGADAIRELLRKIDITAKWDEIKAKAKTSASAALKKKYAKQLKVIEAFRKSGNMPEWMIMDVIPVLPPELRPLVPLDGGRFATSDLNDLYRRVINRNNRLKRLIELKAPGVIIRNEMRMLQEAVDALFDNGRRGRAIRGPNKRPLKSLSDMLKGKQGRFRQNLLGKRVDYSGRTVIVVGPELRLHQCGLPKKMALELFKPFIFHKLEERGAATTIKSAKRLVEKERPEVWDVLDEVIREHPVLLNRAPTLHRLGIQAFDPVLVEGKAIRLHPLVCAAFNADFDGDQMAVHVPLSVEAQVEARVLMMSINNILSPANGKPIAVPSQDMVLGCYWLTKERGGCKGEGKLFGSPEEVRIAFDAEALEVHARIKVRVEGALVQTTVGRVILSEVLPADMPFANANKLMTKKEMTKLIDTVYRQCGHRETVTFLDKVKDLGFHYATRAGISICIDNMHIPTKKQELLGKAQHEVTEIERQYAEGLITNGERYNKVIDIWAHVTEQIANEMMKELGAGGDPNKAESFNPIFMMADSGARGSSQQIRQLGGMRGLMAKPSGEIIETPITANFREGLTVLQYFISTHGARKGLADTALKTANSGYLTRRLVDIAQDVIINEIDCGTTDGIIVSALVEGGEIIQPIEERVLGRLAAEDIRDPVTGEIIVSFNEEIDEDRTKAIVEAAVDRVKIRSVLTCQSRRGVCRSCYGRDLARGRLVEKGEPVGVIAAQSIGEPGTQLTMRTFHIGGTASKVVEQTVTESKHAGTIKFMSFDAKKNADVHNAGIAVQNKEGEWVVMNRNAKIAVADESGREREKYSVVYGAKIKVKDGGRIELGQKLVEWDPYSLTILTEVGGRVAYGDIVEGITMKEEFDEVTGLSRKVIVEHSGATLRPRVSVKDESGKTAKVAAAANVARYLLPVGAHIFVEKGALVTPGDVLAKIPRETTKTKDITGGLPRVAELFEARKPKETAVISEIDGEISYDGFVKGMRKVLVNNKMGDVKEYFIPKGKHVNVHEGDWVRAGEPLMDGSANPHDILDVLGPNELQKYLVDEVQDVYRLQGVTINDKHIEIIVRQMLRKVRIEDPGDTEFLPGSQVSKMLFDEENERVVARGGQPGLGKPVLLGITKAALTTDSFISAASFQETTRVLTEAAINGREDKLLGLKENVIVGRLIPAGTGFDEYRDTFVISPKPEPVIAGQGEAAALTHEGVGAGSEGPARS
- the rplA gene encoding 50S ribosomal protein L1, producing the protein MGKKMRAAVEKLEPRAYALREAVEAVKRSSFAKFDESVDLALRLGVDPKRADQMVRGTTSLPHGTGKKVRVLVFAKGEKEQEARQAGADFVGSDELMEKVKGGWLEFDCAISTPDLMAAVGKLGKVLGPRGLMPNPKTGTVTFDVGKAVSEIRKGRVEYKVEKAGIVQVPVGKVSFKPEQLHENASAVLEAVIKAKPASCKGRYLMSATLSSTMGPGVQLDAMALAKEWS
- the rplL gene encoding 50S ribosomal protein L7/L12 produces the protein MSATTAKLSQEELIKAIETMSVLDLADLVKGLETRFGVTAAAPVAAAAPAGGGGAAAAAEEKTSFDVVLVSAPADKKIQVIKVVREITSLGLKEAKDLVEGAPKPVKTGVTKEECDTIKKKLEESGAKVEVK
- the rplK gene encoding 50S ribosomal protein L11 produces the protein MAKEVSAQIKLQIPAGKANPAPPVGPSLGQHGVNIMEFCKQFNAKTQKEGDSIIPVVITVYKDRSFTFVMKTPPASDLLKKAAGIIKGSGVPQKDKVGKITKVQLREIAQKKMTDLNAADLEGAIKIIEGTARSMGVVVQG